ATCCGTATACTGCAAAAGATGTGATCAGCATACCTGTCCTTCAGGTTCTAAGACTGGTTACGGGTGAAGTAGCAGTATCGTCTGAGGCGTTTGCGGGACAGCCGGTACCGGTGACAGCCGAATTCTTCAATATGGGTAAATCAACACTTTATAACCTGATGATCAAAGCAGAAGGAGATTTTCAGGTTCAAGGCTCCGGATATTTCGTAGGTAATTTCGAACCTGGAAAGAGCGATGTGTTTGATACTACTCTTATTCCCAATAAGGTAGGGGGAGCAAAGGGAAATATAGTATTCTCTTTTGAAGATGCTTCAGGAAAGCAGACAATTATTAAAAAAGAGTTTACTATGAATATAATGGAAATGCCGAAGCAGCCGGGTATTGATGGAGAGATTCCTGGAGTTCCACCGGCTGCTGAGTCAGGGAAAAAAGGTGTTAAGCCAATATACCTTATTGCCGGAGGAGCAGGGGCTGCTATTATTATTCTGATACTAATAATTGTTCTGCGCAAGAAAATCAAAGCAAGGAAGGAATTGACTTTGGATGAATAGTCTTGATCTGATTAGAATGGGCTTAAGAAACCTGCTCAGGCGCAAAACCCGTACAATTCTGACTGTATTGGGTGTAGTTATAGGAACTGCGGCAATTGTTGTCATGCTTTCTCTAGGGATAGGAATGAATGAGAGCTTTAACCGTGAAATGCAAAAAATGGGCAGTCTCAATATAATAAACGTAAATAATTATCGGATGCCTGAAGGTGACTCAGGTATCATGCAGGGGCCCATACAGACAGGGGTGCTTGATGATAAGGCTGTTGCCAAGATGGCCCAGCTCGAAGGTGTAGAAGCTGTTACACCTTTGTTTGAAGCATATCCTAAATTCGTATCGGGCAAGTATGTGGCTTTTGGGCAGCTAATAGGAATTGATACAAGAGTGATGAAGGAGTTTGAATTTAAAATTGATCAGGGAAGCTTATTGCAGGCCGGAGAAAGTAATACTGTAGTTTTTGGCTGTAATATGGCACAGAACTTTTATAACCCGAAATCCCGGGGAGGCTTCAACATGTACATGGGTATGCCAGGACAAAAACCTCCGGTTGATGTCATGAATGACAAGATGCTTCTGACCTTTGACATGAGTTATGGAGAAAGGCAGCCTATGGGAGCAGTACAGGATCAAACTGTAAAAAAGCCGGCCAAATTGTATAAAATAAAGGTTGCAGGTCTTCTTGCCCAATCTAATGATGAAAAAGATTACTGTGCATATATGGATATCAATCAGTTGAAAAAGCTGGTAAAGGAGTTTGAGAAAAGCCAGGGTAACCAGGGGGGGCGGGGGATTAGCCAGAGTCAGCAAGGATATCAAAGAGTAATGGTGAAGGTTTCAGACATAGAAGATGTAGAGATGGTGCAAAATAAGATAAAGCAAATGGGTTATGGCACGTATAGCCTTTCTGATATTAGAAAATCAATGCAAAAGCAGGCAAACACCATACAGATGGTACTCGGAGGCATTGGAGCTATTTCTTTGCTTATTGCTGCACTGGGTATTACAAACACAATGATAATGTCTATTTATGAAAGAACCAGAGAGATTGGTGTGATGAAAGTATTGGGGTGCATGTTGGGAGATGTCAGAAGACTGTTTCTTTTTGAAGCCGGTATGATTGGTTTTATTGGAGGGCTTGTGGGTATCGTTTTCAGTTATGGGGCTTCTTCGCTGCTCAATTATGTAGGCTCAGGTTTTATGAATAGGGGAGGCCCGCCTATGGGGGGGAATCCTGAACCGAATCACATTTCCGTAATTCCGGTCTGGCTGGCTCTGACATCTATTGTTTTTGCTGTAATCATAGGCCTGGTTTCCGGCTTCTATCCTGCAAGAAGGGCGATGAAACTGAGTGCATTGGAGGCAATAAGGACTGAGTAAAAGCTTTTATATTTGACAAGATCAATATTTAGTTAGATAATATAAATCTAAAGCGTGATTTTGAAAGGATTGATGAAAGTGCTTGAATTAGAACAATACAAGCTTGAGATTGAGGGAATGAAGAAAGACTTGGACGAAATGGGGGCTTCACTTTGACATCCCCAGACTGAGTGAACAAATAGAGGAGTTGGAACAGAAGGCAGCAGAGCCGGGTTTTTGGGATGATATTGAGAACTCTCAGAAGGTTTTACAGAAAACAAAAGGACTTAAGACAAAGGTAGAAAAATTTCAGAGTCTTGAAGCCAAGTGGGAAGACCTGGTTACATTGTGTGAATTGGGTATAGAGGAACAGGATGAAAGCATCATACCTGAAGTCGGAGAAAGTCTGAAAGAGTATAAAGACGGATTTGAGAAACTCAGGCTTGAAACACTTTTAACTGGCCAGTATGACAAGAATAATGCAATACTCACATTGCATGCAGGGGCAGGCGGAACTGAGGCTCAGGATTGGGTACAGATGCTGTTGAGGATGTATACGCGGTGGTGTGAGGAAAAGGGTTATACGGTCAAAACCTTGGATTTTCTTGATGGGGATGAAGCCGGTATAAAAAGTGTAACCATACATGTGATAGGTGAGAATGTATATGGGTATCTCAAGTCAGAAAAGGGTGTACACAGACTAGTTAGGATTTCTCCCTTTGATGCATCTGGAAGAAGGCATACATCCTTTGCCTCTCTTGATGTAATGCCTGAGCTTGATGACGATATTGAGATAGATATAAGCCCTGATGATTTAAAGGTCGATACCTACCGTGCCAGTGGTGCAGGTGGGCAGCATATTAACAAAACAGAATCGGCTGTAAGAATTACACATATTCCAACCGGAGTAGTAGTAGCCTGCCAGACTGAACGTTCACAGTTTCAGAACAGGGATACTGCTATGAAAATGCTGAAAGCTAAATTGTTGGAATTGAAAGAACGGGAGCAAAAGGAAAAAATAGAAGATTTGAAGGGTATACAAATGGATATAGCATGGGGAAGCCAGATAAGATCGTATGTATTTTGTCCTTATACCCTTGTAAAGGATCATAGAACTAACTATGAAGAAGGTAATGTAAATGCAGTAATGGATGGAAAGTTGGACGGTTTCATAAACTCATATCTTGCTGCAGGCTTAAACAGCAAATAGTGGTATAAAAAAAGGAAGCTTGATTTTCAAGCTTCCTTATGTTTTATCATTATTGATTGGGATGCAGACTATAAATTCCGTGCCTTTGCCTAATTCACTTATTACCCTTATCTCTCCTTCATGTTTCTGTATTATGTTCTGACAGATAGAAAGCCCAAGGCCCATACCGATACCTGCACCTTTTGTAGAGAAACCCGAATCGAATATTTTTGGTATGTCTTCTCCTTTAATCCCGCATCCTGTGTCTCTTATGCTTATATATGCCTGATTTTCATCAGCATAGGTTTTAATGAAAATATCGCCTTTTTCTTCTATTGATTGTATAGCGTTTACCATTATATTCATAATTACCTGGTTCAGAAGTCCAGGGAAGCATTTTACCATCCTTGAGTTTTCATAATCCTCATGAATTGTAATTTTCTTTTTCCAGAGATTTGAAGTAAGTATAAGAACACTCCTTATACCCTCGTGTATATCCGTTTCCTGAAACTCAGCCTGGTCAAGTCTTGAGAAGGTTTTCAGGCTTTTGATTATTTCTCCCACCCTTTGGCAGGCCATAACGCTTATGCTGTTAGTTTCCTTCATTTGGTCTATCTGTTCTGACAGCTCTTCATTGGATTTGATTACATCATTTTCGCTCAGCATGTTTATAAACATGTCACATATCTGGACATTACTGTTTATAGCACCTAAAGGGGTATTTATCTCATGGGTGATGGCAGCAGTCAGCTGCCCGATGGAAGCCATGTTTTCACTTTGTACAAGCATGGATTGGGTTTCCTCAATCTGCCTTTTTGATTCGATCAACTCTTCGTTTTGTGCTTCTAGTTCATCATTCTGATTTTCAAGAACTTTTTTCTGATCCTCCAGAAGTCTGCTGTATTCTTTCATTTTGTTCATTATGCGATTGGTTGAATCTGCAATGGATTCAATTTCTCGAAGAGGCCGCTTGAGAACTATCTGCTTGTCGGTTTGGTTCTGGAAATCTTCGTTTGCTATTGCCATAATCTTTTCATCCAACTGAATCAATGGATTTGTTATTGGGGCAGTAAGAATCTTATTTATAATGTTTGCAATAATAAGAGCTACGATGCCGGAAATGACGATTCCTATAAGCAGCGCTATTACTACAAAAAGAATAAACTCAGAATTGATTCCTGTTAGGACGCTTCCTATAACGATCCCTTTGGAATCCTTGAGAGGGTAGGAGACTTCAGTATGGGAATAGTAATCAAGAAGCTTTTCGATAATCCAGCCATCCTTCTTTTTTGTGGCGCCTGCAGGAGCTCCCGGTTTCGGAAGTTTGTCCCTGTTGCTGTGATCCACACCTATATCCAACACTTTATCTCCTATGGTTATTCGGGTATAAATGGCACTTTTCATATTGAAGATAGGAATGGAATTGTTGCTGCCAGGTCCGAATGCTATATCTATTGTAGTTTTTTCCTTCTGGGGAATCGAAAGCTGTATACCGGTAATAGGTTTATCATTAGGGTTATTATGCTGCATTACATCAACGGATTTTTGCACTTCCATTATGTACCTGGCCCATTCCTGAGCGTTGCTGGAATTTGGGTCAAACTCCTCTAGACCCTTTATGCCCATCTGCTTATAAAAGTAGCTTTGATCCATGCTTTTAGCTATGGTTTTACAATAAAGCTCAGCTATAGAAACAGCTTCAGTTTTTGACATTTGAATACTCAGGAAGATGATAATACCTCCGAATATCAGGACAGTTAAAAATATACACAAAGAAACTACTCTTTGTATTCTCTTCTTTAAAGTTCTTTTGTTGGTCTTTTTCCCCAAGATATACACCGACCCCTCGAAAGATGATGTTAATTCAATTGACATATTCTCTTATAATTATATAAATTATATCACTTATCGACAGGTTTTTACAGCGAAATATACGATAATATGTCAACTTTGCTTTGTTTTTTAATGAAGTATATGGTAAAATTGTAGTAACAGTTCAAGATATTATGCACTGAATGTATTTGCATATCTACCGTTTGTTGAGATATATTCCGTATAATAATCCGGATTAAGCGATGGGGCACTTTTGGCATTTAATTATGCTGCAGTTTACTAGGGGGGACAATGCTTGAGTAAAACAATTCTTGTTGTTGATGATGAAAAGATGATAACTACTACGTTAGCTACACTCATAAAAATGGTTTTGAAATATTCTGTGAAGACATTTAATGACCCTGTGCAGGCACTGCAATCTGAAGAACTTTCGGAGCAGAATGTAGATCTGATAATTTCTGATTTTATGATGCCTGGAATGAATGGGCTTGAGTTTCTGAAAAATGTGAAGGCGAAAAGCCCGCAGACAGTAACTATACTGCTTACCGGATATGCGGATAAGGAAAATGCCATAAAAAGTATTAATGAGGTAGGGCTTTACTATTATCTGGAGAAACCGTGGGATAACAATAATTTGATAAAAATTGTGCAAAATGGTTTGGAAAAAAAGGAGCTTACAGATAATCTCAGACAGAAGTATGATGAGCTCAAAGATTCAAACAGGGAGATAGAAAGATTATATGAACTTTTACAGAAGGATTATCAGCAGGAAGTAGACAGTGTAAGAAATCTGATAATTACTCTGGCTAATGTTATTGAGGCAAAGGATAAGTATACGGACGGGCATACAAGACGTGTCGGGAGTATCAGCAGATTGATAGGTGAAAAACTTGGGATGACTACTGAAAAACTTCAATATCTTGAAGTTGCTGGTATCATCCATGACATTGGAAAGGTAGGGGTTTCTGAGAATATTCTTAATAAACCCGGGAAGCTTACCGACGAAGAATTTGAAATAATGAAAAGACATACAGTCATAGGAGAGAATATCTGTAAACCGTTAAATTCCCTGCAGGTGTGTCTTGATGCAGTAAGGCATCACCATGAAAAGCTCAATGGGTCAGGATATCCAGACGGGCTGAAGGGGGATGAGTTGTCGCTGGAAGCTAGAATAATCGCAGCAGCGGACATATTTGACGCTTTGTATTCTGACCGTCCTTACAGAAATAAAATGCAGATGGATATGGTCAGGAAGATACTTTGTGAAGATGTGGAAAAGGGATGTCTTGATAAAAATGTTGTGAATGCACTTTTTGAACTGATTGATACCGGTGCTTTAAAGGAAATAATAGAGGATTGAATGCATAATAGTGAAAAAAAGTGAATTACACAGGTTTACATGGAAGAACAGGAAAAAGCCTGTTCTTTTTTTGGACGTAAGAAGACATGACGATATTACAAAATAACTTTTCATACTGTTGAGATATACCTGTACACTTTTTTGGTAATTTTGTTGTATGGAATTTTCAGACCGGTATTGATATAATTTATGGATGGTTAATTCGCATTAAGAGAGGTAAGTCGTTTACCCATAGCAGAAATGGAGGCACAAATGATTGGGTTAGGTACTATAGTAAACGCAGCAGCAATAATTGCCGGGGGTACAGCCGGAATTCTTGTGAAGAATGGTCTTCCAGAGAGGTACAAAACCACAGTGATGCAGGGAATAGGGCTTTCTGTGCTGGTGATCGGAATATCTGGAACATTGCGGGGTATATTTGATATCTCCCAAAATCACATTATTGAAACGCAATACATAATGACAATGATATTCAGCCTTGTCATAGGTGGAATAATAGGAGAACTGCTGAATATAGAACAAAAAATGGAAAAACTTGGAGTATGGTTCCAAAACAGGATAGATAGAGGTAAGACCAGTCAAAGCGGCAGCAGTTTTGCAGAAGGTTTTGTCACAGCAAGTTTGATTTATTGTGTAGGGGCAATGGCTATAGTAGGCTCTCTTGAAGATGGTTTGTCAGGGAATACATCAACGTTGTTTGCAAAATCCATACTTGACGGAGTAAGCGCAATTATTTTTTCAGCTACAATGGGGGCTGGGGTTACATTCTCTGCTTTACCGGTTTTTATTTACCAGGGTAGTATCACTCTGCTGGCCGGATTTATCAAGCCTTGGCTGACTGATTCGGTAATTAATCAAATGTCTCTTGCAGGAAGTGTTTTAATACTTGCCATAGGTATTAATTTGCTTGAAATAAAAAAAATAAAAGTAGGGAATATGCTTCCAGCCATATTTTTACCTTTAATTTATTATGTTATTACCAGACTTATTGGCTTTTAAAAAGCAGGGGATAGATCACTGCTTCCGGCTATCCATAGGGGGTATGTTTGTGAGTAGATTGAAGGAATTTATCTTAATTAATCTTGGCCTGATTCTGGTTGCTTCAGGGATATATCTTTTCAAAATACCAAATAATTTTGCAACCGGTGGTGTTAGCGGGATAGCAATAATATTGGATAGTTACTTTCCTTTTGCTCCCGTCGGATCTTTAATGCTCACTATAAACATTGTTCTTATAGGTATCGGTTTTTGGTTTATGGGTTTTAATTTCGGTTCTAAAACTATCTATTCCAGCTTGGCATTGTCTGCAATGGTATGGCTGATGGAAAAATTTTGTCCTATAAATAAGCCACTGACCGGTGAAATGATGCTGGAATTGGTTTTTGCCATACTTCTTCCGGCTGTCGGTTCTGCAATTGTTTTTAACCAAAATGCATCAACGGGTGGCACTGATATTGTAGCCAGAATTCTAAACAAGTATACGCATATAAATGTGGGAAAAACACTGCTATTATCAGATTTTGCCATAACTGTAACTGCACTTTTTGTTTATGGGATCAAAATCGGGATGTATTCAATTCTGGGATTAATATTAAAAGGCTTTGTTATAGATCTGGTACTGGAAGGCATGAACATCTGTAAGCAGATGGTAATTGTAAGCAGTAAGCCCGATGAGGTAAAGAATTTCATTATAAATAATCTTGGAAGGGGAGCTACGATTTATAAAGCTACAGGTGCTTTTACCAACGAAGAAAAGCAGGTAATAACCACAGTGCTGAACAGAAAACAGGCGATTAAGCTAAGAGTCTTCATAAAGGGGATAGACACCCGTGCTTTCATTACCATTAGCAATACATCCGAGATAATCGGGAAAGGATTTAGAAATATTGGGTTATGAGAGTAAACAAAGGGATTGGGCTCCAAACAGACGATGCATCCCTTTGCTTACTGTAATATTTGCGGTAAACCTATTAATTTGAGATGTTTTTTTTATTAGCTCTTACGTAATATTCTATTCTGCCGTTTATCCACTCATCAAGGTTGACTAAATACCGATAACTGGAACGGCCGGCATTTTCCTTAAGCATTTTATATATTTTTTCTTTACAGCTTTCAAAGGCTTCTTCCTTATCTAACTGGCAGAAAGTGTTTGATTCCTTCAATATATTGACTAATGATTGATTTGTCGCAATTACGTTAGATTCAATTATTTCGTCCAGCTGAACAAAATTCTTTTGAAATTCATTATTCTTCAGGTCAGAATTGATATTTCGTCTAATAACGTCAATCAGTCTAATTGTAAAGAATAGGGTCACCACTATTGAAGATGCAAGGATAAAAAAACTGAACAGTGATATTAGACTATTCATCTTTCAAAAACTCCTTCCTCAAACGATTGATAAGAGATATTACCATACCCTCGGATGCAGGTTTATCTAATGTGCCGCTGTGATCAGAAAAAAGTATGCCGGCTTTTAAGAGTTCGTCATTATCCGGTTTTGCCCAATGAGGCGGCTTGTTATCCGGTGGTATTGGCGTATTGTTATCTTCTTTTGGGGGATATTTTTCGAAAATACTTTTTTGCATTTTTATAATATTTTGCCCATAGCCGATTCCGGGAACTGCCCATCTTCCGTCTAAATCTTCCCAATTTTGTGCTATCCCTCTATCAACATATTTAAATCTTGTATCATACAGTTTTCTGCCTGGAGGTATTGGTTGCCTGGTGCTGTATGCAAATAAATGTTGGATTTGTGCTTCGACGCCGGCTTCCTTTGTGGGAAAACTGATTCCCGGATTGCCTCCCCCTGTTGCTCCGAGACCTGCAAAATTGTTTTGTGAGGGTTTTACTGTACCCGAGAATCTGAACCAGCCGGTTTCATGCAAAGCTTGGATAAATGCAAGATCTGCCTTAACTCCATAGACACTTCCGATTGTATAATACAGATCAACTATAGAAGCGTCCCAAGCTGGGTTTACATCTTTTAAAGCCGCTTTTAACTGCTGGGGTTCAAGAATGGATTTCCCGATAATCCTGGTTTTGATATTCTCAATTGGCGGAATATATTTCTTAACAGCTTCGGCTACAGCAGAAGTAAGCCTGTTCTGCCATGCAGGATCATTCAGCAGCTTGGAATCCTCCTTATTATCCATAAATCCAAACTCTACTATTATAGTTTCTACCTTGGGATAAGTTAATCTGATTACATAATAGTAGTCCTTACCTTTGTTTGATGGGTTTATACCCTCACGGCTAAATGCTCTTCTCACAGGAAAATCTGTTTTCCTGACCGATTCAAGTATCAGCGAGGCAAGCTTCCCTTCTGAGTGGATACTGTGGATTACTTCAAGCCCTCTGGCATTTCCGTCAAATGAATTGTTATGGCATGAAATGCAAACAGATGCACCGGAATTGTTAATCAAATCCGTCAGTTGAGTGGAGCTGTAATATGTGTCATTAATAAGGGATTTATCAACAACTATATTTGATTGTTCCAAGTTTTTGGCCAGAAGATCAGCAAAAATCAGATTGAGCTTTTTTTCCTTAATGCCGAAATAAACTGCGCCATTGTCACTTCCACCGTGTCCCGGATCAAGTATCACTTTCATAGCATTGTCTCCATTAATCTTATATTGTTTCTGTAATTGATTTGTTTCCTAAAACATCAGCTTTTGCTTTTGATTGATTCACATAGTATTCAATTCTGCTATCGAGCCAGGCATCAAAATCCTTGTAAAGTGTACCGAGGACTTTAAGTGTTGTGTCGCCTAGAATGTTCAATACTTTTTCTTTTGCCATTTCAAATGCAACCTTTTGTTCGTAAGCAGTCAGTTTTCCATTTTTTCTCTTAAGCTCATCGACATATACCTGATTTACCGCTGTAACTGCTGTTATTACTGCATTTTCTGCAATATCTGCATACATGGAAAGCTCTTTGCCGTTTGTTCTCTCTCCAATCTCTGCTATCTTGCTTTTTACAAGTGCTATGAGGTATGCGCTTATTACCGGTAGAAGAGGAATAATAATAATGTTTATTATAGACACCAGAAGTTCATTCAATTTTGAAGAATCCGACATGTGTAACACCTCCAAAGTAATCAATAACTACTTACTATAAAATAATTTAGTTTTCTGAAAGCAAATACCTGATTTTTTACGGGGTGAATTATTACTTCACTAAATATTATATGGTTATTTTGACTAATTGGTGTGGTATGGACAAGAAGAAGAATTGGTTTTTTTATGTAAATTTTTATAAACATAAGATAAAAACCAGTAACCTTTTTTTTTATTACAAATATAATATTATTGTAAATGTTATACAGTGCAGATAAAAGAATGGATTGAATAACGAAAGTTTATGTAGATTGATTATAAGGAATTATAGGCAAGGAGGTATTTTTTTATGGGAAAATGTGAAGAACATTTTGTAAAAATCGAAGCAGGACAAATTTTGAATCCTGACCACTTTCCACCACCAAATGAATTAGTATGTATACAGGTTCCTAAAGTATTTGACCAGGTAGCTTTAAGAAGCTGCCAGACTGTTATGGATGTAGCTCTTCCGGGGGCGGTTGCCGGGAGTACAAATGTCCTTTTCAGACAGGCATACAACTTCAATATTACTGATATCACTGTTTATAGTAAAACAGATTCTATGACAAAACCTGGGTTTAAAAAGCTTAAACTTACAGTAACAGTTACCTTCGATATTGACTATGCTTATGTTGATAGTCTGGGAGTACGCCATGAGCCTACTCTTAGAGGTTATACTTCAGTATTCGATATCACAGTTAACGAAATATACTGCCCTGACTGTGTAACTCAGATCGGCTTGGTCCGTTACCCGGGCGGTACAGGTGCTATAGATGAAGATGGCAACCTTGTAAAAGCCGAAGCGCTTATAGAAGTATTCAATACCGCAATTGCTCCTCCGACACCAGGTGTTCCTACTGCTACGTATACTCTCAGTTTTGATATAGGAGCATTTTTCATAATCAAATGTGAATGTGTAGTACAATTGCTGATTCCAGCATATGGTTACTGCCCGATTCCGCCTGAGCAAACCATATCTGAATCTCAGAGGAACTGCAGTATTTTCAGCGATAGATGCTTGACCCCGTTCCCGCCCCAATTTTTCCCCGATCAGAAGTGGAATCCTTTGGATAAGGGAAAAAAGGAAGATTGGGATGATTAATCTTATACATTATAGAAATGCAGGCTTTAGTAGATAAGCAATAAAAATGCTTTTCCAGATAGTCTGGTGGCTATTGACTATTTATCTTTAAGGCATAGAGCCGCCAGACTATAGCTTGCATTTCTATATACTTTCCTTTGGGGTGATTAAAATGGTATTTTATTACACTGCTCTTCAATCAAGAGCTCATGCTTTCTTATTAGAGAGAAGGATGAAAAGTGAAGGTGTTGAGTGTGAATTAGCATTTATGCCAAGACCTATACTCAGAGATTTATGTAATCTGGGTGTCAAGTTTAAGGACAGCGATTTCCAATCAGCTGTGCGGATCATTAGACAGTCAGGTTTACCCGGAATAAAGGTTTATAAGGAAACTATCTACCCAAACAACAGCCAGTATACGGAAATAATTATCTGAAAAACGAGCACATGATCGAGTATCATCATGTGCTCGTTTATTTTTATCTTTATTTATTAAAGTTGTTTTTATACCATTGAACCATTTCTTTCAGACCGTCTTCCAACCTTATTCTGCTTGACCAGTTGAGATGGCTTCTGGATTTACAACTGTTCAACAGCAACTGTCTAGGCTCTTTTAATGTACCAGGTACATGATCCAGGATGCTTTCTGGCTTATTAAGATGCTTAAGTATTTTTCTTGCTATATCAACATTTGAGGCCTCTTCGCCTGTACCAAGGTTATAAGTCTCTCCAGGCCTTCCATAGAATAATACTCTGATAAGGGCAATTGAGTTATCCTGTACATGAATCCATTCCTTAATCCTGTAATCTTCTTCGGATATACGTACAGGAGTATCTTCCAATGCATTTAGTATAAACCTTGGAATAAAATTTTCCGTATGTTGGTGTGGACCATAATTTGTACAGCATCGTGCTATTATGGAAGGTATGTCGTAGGATCTGGAAAATGCGCTGACCATCAGATCTGCAGCTGCTTTTGAAGCAGAAAAGGATGTTTCCGGAATAACAGGGGACTCTTCCAGAATATAGTTTTTATCTGATTTTGAATGATTCTCTCCGATACCATACACTTCATCTGTGGAAATCTGAATAAATCTGCTGCTTTTAAAACTACGCCGATTCCAGATATACCTTAGTCCTTCGAGAAGAGTCATAGTACCCATTATATTTGTTTCTGCAAACATTGTAGGCCGTTCAATAAACCTGTCAGTATCCGAGAGATTTTTTTTCGGCGATTCTGACGCAAAGTTAATTACAAAATCAGGTTTATATTTTTTAAGTACATAGTTAACAAGTTCATAGTTGCATATGTCGCCTTTTATGAAATGATATCTCGGTGAGTCTTCAAGTTCCCTTAAATTTGCTGAATTACCTGTATGTGAAAGCTTGTCAATGTTTACAACTAAAAAATTCTTATTACGGCCTAAAAAGTATTTTATGAAAAAGCTCCCAATAAAACCTGCACCTCCGGCAGCAAGTAAAACCTTCATGCAAAATGCCCCCCTTTACAAAATTTAAAGCATAAATTTTCTGAATGCTTATCTGACGCTTGGAATTTAAACAGCAGCTGACATACTGATAAGCTCTGAAATATGTATTGGTAAGATATGGTCATACTACCCCGGGTTAAGGTTAATAAATTATGTATACTACTATATTATTAAGTGTGCCTGGTTATTGTGTCTGTTTATTATTGCAAATACCCAATTCTTAAGCTAATCACAATTTGCTGCGGTAAACATAATATGTTAGTAGATTAATATGTCTACTAATTCATCGTGTATTTTCAATAGGAGAGGGTGTATTTTTATGCCGAATAGTCAGTATCAACTTAAACAAACACCACTCAGCCAGGAATTTTTAGA
The sequence above is drawn from the Clostridia bacterium genome and encodes:
- a CDS encoding ATP-binding protein, which encodes MSKTEAVSIAELYCKTIAKSMDQSYFYKQMGIKGLEEFDPNSSNAQEWARYIMEVQKSVDVMQHNNPNDKPITGIQLSIPQKEKTTIDIAFGPGSNNSIPIFNMKSAIYTRITIGDKVLDIGVDHSNRDKLPKPGAPAGATKKKDGWIIEKLLDYYSHTEVSYPLKDSKGIVIGSVLTGINSEFILFVVIALLIGIVISGIVALIIANIINKILTAPITNPLIQLDEKIMAIANEDFQNQTDKQIVLKRPLREIESIADSTNRIMNKMKEYSRLLEDQKKVLENQNDELEAQNEELIESKRQIEETQSMLVQSENMASIGQLTAAITHEINTPLGAINSNVQICDMFINMLSENDVIKSNEELSEQIDQMKETNSISVMACQRVGEIIKSLKTFSRLDQAEFQETDIHEGIRSVLILTSNLWKKKITIHEDYENSRMVKCFPGLLNQVIMNIMVNAIQSIEEKGDIFIKTYADENQAYISIRDTGCGIKGEDIPKIFDSGFSTKGAGIGMGLGLSICQNIIQKHEGEIRVISELGKGTEFIVCIPINNDKT
- a CDS encoding YitT family protein — translated: MSRLKEFILINLGLILVASGIYLFKIPNNFATGGVSGIAIILDSYFPFAPVGSLMLTINIVLIGIGFWFMGFNFGSKTIYSSLALSAMVWLMEKFCPINKPLTGEMMLELVFAILLPAVGSAIVFNQNASTGGTDIVARILNKYTHINVGKTLLLSDFAITVTALFVYGIKIGMYSILGLILKGFVIDLVLEGMNICKQMVIVSSKPDEVKNFIINNLGRGATIYKATGAFTNEEKQVITTVLNRKQAIKLRVFIKGIDTRAFITISNTSEIIGKGFRNIGL
- a CDS encoding DUF554 domain-containing protein codes for the protein MIGLGTIVNAAAIIAGGTAGILVKNGLPERYKTTVMQGIGLSVLVIGISGTLRGIFDISQNHIIETQYIMTMIFSLVIGGIIGELLNIEQKMEKLGVWFQNRIDRGKTSQSGSSFAEGFVTASLIYCVGAMAIVGSLEDGLSGNTSTLFAKSILDGVSAIIFSATMGAGVTFSALPVFIYQGSITLLAGFIKPWLTDSVINQMSLAGSVLILAIGINLLEIKKIKVGNMLPAIFLPLIYYVITRLIGF
- the prfB gene encoding peptide chain release factor 2 (programmed frameshift), coding for MLELEQYKLEIEGMKKDLDEMGASLDIPRLSEQIEELEQKAAEPGFWDDIENSQKVLQKTKGLKTKVEKFQSLEAKWEDLVTLCELGIEEQDESIIPEVGESLKEYKDGFEKLRLETLLTGQYDKNNAILTLHAGAGGTEAQDWVQMLLRMYTRWCEEKGYTVKTLDFLDGDEAGIKSVTIHVIGENVYGYLKSEKGVHRLVRISPFDASGRRHTSFASLDVMPELDDDIEIDISPDDLKVDTYRASGAGGQHINKTESAVRITHIPTGVVVACQTERSQFQNRDTAMKMLKAKLLELKEREQKEKIEDLKGIQMDIAWGSQIRSYVFCPYTLVKDHRTNYEEGNVNAVMDGKLDGFINSYLAAGLNSK
- a CDS encoding ABC transporter permease encodes the protein MNSLDLIRMGLRNLLRRKTRTILTVLGVVIGTAAIVVMLSLGIGMNESFNREMQKMGSLNIINVNNYRMPEGDSGIMQGPIQTGVLDDKAVAKMAQLEGVEAVTPLFEAYPKFVSGKYVAFGQLIGIDTRVMKEFEFKIDQGSLLQAGESNTVVFGCNMAQNFYNPKSRGGFNMYMGMPGQKPPVDVMNDKMLLTFDMSYGERQPMGAVQDQTVKKPAKLYKIKVAGLLAQSNDEKDYCAYMDINQLKKLVKEFEKSQGNQGGRGISQSQQGYQRVMVKVSDIEDVEMVQNKIKQMGYGTYSLSDIRKSMQKQANTIQMVLGGIGAISLLIAALGITNTMIMSIYERTREIGVMKVLGCMLGDVRRLFLFEAGMIGFIGGLVGIVFSYGASSLLNYVGSGFMNRGGPPMGGNPEPNHISVIPVWLALTSIVFAVIIGLVSGFYPARRAMKLSALEAIRTE
- a CDS encoding response regulator gives rise to the protein MSKTILVVDDEKMITTTLATLIKMVLKYSVKTFNDPVQALQSEELSEQNVDLIISDFMMPGMNGLEFLKNVKAKSPQTVTILLTGYADKENAIKSINEVGLYYYLEKPWDNNNLIKIVQNGLEKKELTDNLRQKYDELKDSNREIERLYELLQKDYQQEVDSVRNLIITLANVIEAKDKYTDGHTRRVGSISRLIGEKLGMTTEKLQYLEVAGIIHDIGKVGVSENILNKPGKLTDEEFEIMKRHTVIGENICKPLNSLQVCLDAVRHHHEKLNGSGYPDGLKGDELSLEARIIAAADIFDALYSDRPYRNKMQMDMVRKILCEDVEKGCLDKNVVNALFELIDTGALKEIIED